The Spirochaetota bacterium genome includes a window with the following:
- a CDS encoding prepilin peptidase, whose translation MAMSAPLGIAIFFAGALWGSFFFTLALRLSDESYRGKTKELLFTRSRCPHCGAPVSIAGLVPLFGYLFLRGRCASCAGNILWSYPAAEVAFGLVAVAVCVRFGFSLDAACVFFALAIAMCVSIIDIKTLSIPGSLCAMIALVSVYPVVMDGMWKSHLLGAAGMFVFFAVFMLIFPGSFGGGDVKFAAALGFLAGLEQGAVLLESALVIGSIAGVIYALASGKGLRIKFPFAPPLTAGLAVSLFWGDAIMRAYLTFFP comes from the coding sequence ATGGCCATGTCCGCACCGCTCGGGATCGCGATTTTCTTCGCCGGGGCGCTCTGGGGGAGTTTTTTCTTCACGCTCGCGCTCAGGTTGAGCGACGAGTCCTACCGTGGAAAAACGAAGGAACTCCTGTTCACCCGTTCGCGCTGTCCGCACTGCGGGGCTCCTGTGTCCATCGCGGGACTGGTTCCGCTATTCGGCTACCTGTTTCTTCGCGGCAGGTGCGCTTCGTGCGCCGGAAATATCCTATGGTCCTATCCTGCGGCAGAGGTTGCGTTCGGTCTTGTCGCCGTCGCGGTATGCGTACGCTTCGGATTCTCGCTCGACGCGGCGTGCGTTTTTTTCGCGCTCGCGATCGCGATGTGCGTCTCAATAATCGACATTAAAACGCTTTCCATCCCCGGGTCCCTCTGCGCAATGATCGCGCTCGTATCGGTTTACCCGGTCGTCATGGACGGCATGTGGAAATCCCACCTCCTGGGCGCCGCGGGAATGTTCGTTTTTTTTGCAGTGTTCATGCTCATCTTTCCGGGAAGCTTCGGGGGGGGGGACGTCAAGTTCGCGGCGGCACTGGGTTTCCTTGCGGGCCTTGAACAGGGGGCGGTGCTGCTGGAATCGGCGCTCGTCATCGGCTCGATCGCGGGGGTGATCTACGCACTCGCATCGGGAAAGGGCCTGCGCATCAAGTTCCCCTTCGCGCCCCCGCTCACCGCGGGACTCGCGGTCTCGCTCTTCTGGGGGGACGCGATCATGCGCGCTTACCTTACGTTTTTCCCGTGA